The following coding sequences are from one Neodiprion lecontei isolate iyNeoLeco1 chromosome 7, iyNeoLeco1.1, whole genome shotgun sequence window:
- the LOC107227055 gene encoding coiled-coil domain-containing protein 8 homolog yields MKVFLVIACVIGMALSGPSKRQQQLEADQLEAEAYEYDYGSEPSASHYSDAAVAASHGHGHGHGHGHGHGHVGYSSGGGLVSIAQGAADQAHNQVANQHSAAGQAAYVAKNTLAQAAAQSAATAAAALAGKQIILLGLEQQSRDAHVAVEGEKMQLQQAQRAATAAQNTAQQAMHQVQVITAALNAAQATADHAAQAAAEAAAELAAQTAMVGQAKARAETIDEQLHASRVDFDATQSAANKAAAAAQTAQNNAAAAAAHAASAASAVAGHHPASLHQASQLGDSLEYKGYRY; encoded by the coding sequence ATGAAGGTCTTCCTGGTGATCGCGTGCGTGATCGGCATGGCTCTCAGCGGTCCGAGCAAACGACAGCAGCAGTTGGAGGCCGATCAGCTTGAGGCAGAGGCCTACGAATACGATTACGGAAGCGAGCCATCAGCCTCACACTACTCGGACGCTGCAGTGGCCGCCAGCCACGGGCACGGGCACGGCCATGGACACGGGCACGGCCACGGCCACGTGGGTTACAGTTCAGGGGGTGGTTTGGTCAGCATAGCTCAGGGGGCAGCGGACCAGGCGCACAACCAAGTCGCGAACCAGCACAGCGCAGCCGGGCAAGCGGCCTACGTGGCGAAGAACACGCTGGCCCAAGCGGCGGCTCAATCGGCGGCCACAGCGGCGGCCGCGCTCGCTGGAAAGCAGATAATACTCCTGGGCCTGGAACAGCAGTCGAGGGACGCCCACGTCGCCGTTGAGGGGGAGAAAATGCAGCTTCAGCAGGCTCAGCGTGCCGCAACTGCCGCCCAGAACACCGCCCAGCAGGCCATGCATCAGGTCCAAGTGATAACGGCCGCTCTGAACGCCGCCCAGGCCACGGCCGATCACGCGGCTCAGGCCGCGGCTGAAGCTGCGGCCGAGCTTGCCGCCCAGACCGCGATGGTAGGTCAGGCCAAGGCGCGCGCTGAGACCATTGACGAACAGCTCCACGCTTCCAGGGTGGATTTCGACGCTACGCAATCCGCGGCGAACAAGGCTGCGGCGGCGGCTCAGACCGCGCAGAACAACGCAGCCGCGGCTGCGGCACACGCTGCAAGCGCGGCCAGCGCTGTGGCTGGACATCATCCCGCCAGTCTTCATCAGGCCTCGCAGTTGGGGGACTCGCTAGAGTACAAGGGATACCGGTACTAG